A genomic stretch from Marinobacter fonticola includes:
- the accA gene encoding acetyl-CoA carboxylase carboxyl transferase subunit alpha: protein MNPNYLDFEQPIADLEAKIEELRLVGNDSDINITDEISRLKNKSVSLTESIFSSLTPWDIARLARHPRRPYTLDYIDLMFEDFDELHGDRRYADDLSIVGGTARLDGQPIMVIGHQKGREVKDKVKRNFGMPRPEGYRKALRLMEMAERFHMPILTFIDTPGAYPGIGAEERGQSEAIAFNLAVMSRLKTPVISTVIGEGGSGGALAIGVCDRLYMLQYSTYSVISPEGCASILWKSAEYAAQAAEAMGVHANRLKDLNLADEVIPEPMGGAHRSPEEMASALKAQLKSGLAELGALSTEDLVGQRYERLTAYDTGR from the coding sequence ATGAATCCCAACTACCTGGATTTTGAACAGCCCATTGCCGACCTGGAAGCCAAGATCGAAGAGCTGCGCCTGGTTGGCAACGACAGTGACATCAATATCACGGACGAAATCAGTCGTCTCAAAAACAAGAGTGTCAGCCTGACCGAGAGTATTTTCTCAAGCCTGACCCCCTGGGACATCGCCCGATTGGCCCGTCACCCGCGGCGGCCCTACACGCTGGATTACATCGACCTCATGTTCGAGGATTTCGACGAACTCCACGGTGACCGCCGCTATGCCGATGATCTTTCCATCGTTGGCGGCACGGCGCGTCTCGACGGTCAGCCGATCATGGTGATCGGCCACCAGAAAGGCCGTGAGGTTAAAGATAAGGTCAAGCGTAATTTCGGCATGCCGCGGCCGGAGGGCTATCGCAAAGCGCTACGCCTGATGGAAATGGCCGAGCGTTTTCACATGCCGATCCTCACGTTTATCGATACACCGGGCGCCTATCCGGGGATCGGCGCTGAGGAACGTGGCCAGAGCGAGGCCATCGCGTTCAACCTTGCGGTTATGTCGCGGCTGAAAACGCCGGTGATATCGACGGTGATTGGTGAGGGTGGTTCCGGTGGCGCTTTGGCAATCGGTGTCTGCGACCGTCTGTACATGCTGCAATATTCCACCTATTCGGTTATTTCTCCGGAGGGCTGTGCCTCGATTCTCTGGAAGAGCGCCGAATACGCGGCGCAAGCTGCCGAAGCCATGGGCGTGCATGCCAATCGCCTGAAAGACTTGAACCTGGCAGACGAGGTCATCCCCGAGCCTATGGGTGGCGCCCATCGTTCACCGGAAGAGATGGCCAGCGCCCTCAAGGCGCAGCTCAAGTCCGGGTTAGCGGAGCTTGGCGCCTTGTCGACCGAGGATCTGGTTGGCCAGCGTTATGAACGCCTGACAGCCTATGACACCGGCCGGTGA
- the tilS gene encoding tRNA lysidine(34) synthetase TilS, which produces MHAVAAWFRGRTDVALHAIHVNHQLQAASESMASCCRQACENLNVPLTVIRVNVERGESLESQAREARYAVFDEQLQAGELLLMAHHANDQAETVLFRLIRGSGSRGLAGIPAERSLGNGRLVRPLLNLTRERLHALAVAWNLTWVDDPSNDDPSIDRNYIRHRVLEPLGSRWPGGVASIVRSARQSAEASELTHKLALLQLRDVRDEQGRLDALRLAALDVPEQKNLLRWWLIDQALEPPPASRLEQGLADLLSAAEDRMPALVGEGYVIRRFRDALYCTGHESAPIREAVAWDIREPLEWAGGRLHVLGNAVPPLALVVTSRKGGERLRPRPGGPSRPLKKWLQEQDVPPWERERIPLVWKGEELVAVAGLWLSPTLFGPPSEASWRIVWERDCR; this is translated from the coding sequence CTGCATGCCGTAGCGGCTTGGTTTCGCGGCCGGACCGATGTCGCTCTTCATGCTATTCATGTGAACCATCAGCTCCAGGCTGCTTCGGAGTCTATGGCGTCCTGTTGTCGCCAGGCATGCGAAAATCTGAACGTTCCGCTGACCGTCATCCGTGTCAATGTTGAGCGTGGAGAGAGCCTTGAAAGCCAAGCTCGCGAAGCTCGCTACGCCGTCTTCGACGAACAATTGCAGGCGGGCGAGCTTTTGCTTATGGCTCATCACGCCAATGACCAGGCAGAGACGGTTTTGTTCCGGCTGATCAGGGGAAGTGGCAGCCGGGGGCTGGCCGGTATTCCGGCGGAGCGTTCGTTGGGTAACGGCCGTCTCGTTCGCCCCTTGTTAAACTTAACCCGCGAGCGTCTCCACGCACTGGCGGTCGCCTGGAATCTGACGTGGGTCGATGACCCCAGCAACGACGATCCGTCTATCGATCGTAATTATATCCGCCACCGGGTTCTCGAACCGTTGGGCAGCCGTTGGCCCGGCGGTGTGGCCAGCATTGTCCGCTCGGCCCGTCAAAGTGCAGAGGCGAGCGAGCTCACCCACAAGCTGGCCCTATTGCAATTGCGCGATGTTCGGGACGAGCAAGGACGCCTCGACGCCTTGCGCCTGGCGGCTCTGGACGTGCCGGAGCAGAAAAATCTACTACGCTGGTGGCTGATTGATCAGGCGTTGGAGCCGCCTCCGGCATCCCGGCTTGAGCAGGGCCTTGCGGATCTGTTGTCGGCGGCAGAGGACCGCATGCCGGCGCTGGTGGGCGAGGGTTACGTGATCCGCCGCTTCCGCGATGCCCTGTACTGTACTGGCCATGAGAGCGCGCCGATTCGAGAGGCTGTTGCGTGGGATATCCGGGAACCGCTGGAATGGGCTGGCGGTCGGCTGCACGTTCTGGGCAATGCCGTGCCGCCGCTGGCGCTTGTGGTGACGTCGCGAAAAGGCGGCGAGCGCCTTCGTCCCCGGCCCGGCGGACCGAGCCGGCCGCTCAAGAAATGGCTGCAGGAGCAAGACGTGCCGCCTTGGGAGCGAGAGCGAATTCCGCTGGTCTGGAAAGGCGAGGAGCTTGTGGCTGTAGCCGGTTTGTGGCTATCCCCAACATTGTTCGGCCCGCCGTCGGAGGCGTCGTGGCGGATTGTCTGGGAGCGGGATTGTCGTTGA
- a CDS encoding CTP synthase, translating to MTRYIFVTGGVVSSLGKGIASASLAAILEARGLKVTILKLDPYINVDPGTMSPFQHGEVFVTEDGAETDLDLGHYERFIRTPMSRRNNFTTGRVYEEVIRKERRGDYLGGTVQVIPHITDEIKRRVVEGAAGADVALIEIGGTVGDIESLPFLEATRQLKVEVGPRRALFMHLTLVPYIATAGEIKTKPTQHSVKEMRSIGLQPDILLCRSEHEVDAGSRRKIALFTNVEEKAVIPLQDARSIYQIPRMLHGHGLDEIIIERFGLDAGPADLSEWDAVVDAQLNPHHEVTIAMVGKYMELLDAYKSLIESLLHAGIKTRTKVNINYIDSEHIEHDGTGILNSADAILVPGGFGERGVEGKIETVRFARENKVPYLGICLGMQVAVIEYARNVAGLKDAHSTEFRPQTPTPVVGLITEWLDATGQKELRDAGSDLGGTMRLGAQDCVLADDTTITKCYGRKVIRERHRHRFEVNNHFLPEIEKAGLRIAGHSTDGKLVEVVEVADHPWFVACQFHPEFTSTPRDGHALFKGFVEAALERKKSQ from the coding sequence ATGACGCGTTATATTTTCGTCACCGGCGGTGTCGTGTCCTCATTGGGCAAAGGGATCGCTTCTGCTTCCCTTGCGGCCATTCTTGAGGCGCGCGGCTTAAAGGTCACTATTCTCAAGTTGGATCCCTATATCAACGTCGACCCAGGCACCATGAGCCCGTTCCAGCATGGTGAGGTCTTTGTGACCGAGGACGGTGCCGAAACCGATCTCGACCTGGGTCACTACGAGCGGTTCATCCGGACCCCGATGAGCCGTCGCAACAACTTCACCACCGGCCGCGTCTACGAAGAAGTGATCCGAAAGGAGCGCCGCGGCGACTACTTGGGTGGCACGGTTCAGGTCATTCCGCACATCACCGACGAGATCAAGCGCCGTGTGGTCGAAGGTGCCGCCGGAGCCGATGTGGCCCTGATCGAGATTGGCGGTACCGTGGGCGACATCGAGTCCCTGCCGTTTCTCGAAGCGACCCGTCAGTTGAAGGTTGAAGTAGGGCCTCGTCGCGCGTTGTTCATGCACCTGACGCTGGTGCCATATATTGCCACCGCTGGCGAGATCAAGACCAAGCCGACCCAGCACTCGGTGAAGGAAATGCGATCGATCGGTCTGCAGCCGGATATTCTGCTGTGTCGCTCAGAGCATGAAGTGGACGCGGGCTCCCGTCGTAAGATCGCACTGTTTACCAACGTCGAGGAAAAAGCCGTCATCCCGTTGCAGGATGCACGCTCCATCTACCAGATCCCGCGCATGCTGCACGGCCATGGACTCGATGAAATCATCATCGAACGGTTTGGCTTGGATGCCGGACCTGCCGATCTATCCGAGTGGGACGCGGTCGTAGACGCTCAGCTCAATCCTCACCATGAAGTGACCATCGCGATGGTCGGCAAGTACATGGAGTTGCTGGATGCCTACAAGTCGCTGATCGAATCCTTGCTGCACGCAGGCATCAAAACCCGCACCAAGGTCAACATCAACTACATCGATTCCGAACATATTGAACATGATGGCACCGGCATTCTAAATTCCGCCGATGCTATTCTGGTACCGGGTGGCTTCGGCGAGCGTGGTGTTGAAGGCAAGATTGAAACGGTGCGCTTTGCTCGAGAAAACAAGGTGCCGTACCTGGGTATTTGCCTGGGGATGCAGGTTGCGGTTATCGAGTACGCCCGTAACGTTGCAGGGCTGAAGGACGCCCATAGCACGGAGTTCCGCCCCCAAACGCCAACGCCGGTGGTGGGTCTGATCACCGAATGGCTGGATGCCACCGGGCAGAAGGAGCTACGCGATGCGGGTTCCGACTTGGGCGGGACCATGCGCCTGGGCGCCCAGGACTGCGTATTGGCTGACGATACGACCATTACCAAGTGCTACGGACGGAAGGTTATTCGTGAGCGCCATCGCCACCGGTTTGAAGTGAACAATCATTTCCTGCCCGAAATTGAGAAAGCCGGTCTGCGTATTGCCGGTCACTCTACCGACGGCAAGTTGGTGGAAGTGGTGGAGGTCGCGGATCACCCCTGGTTCGTTGCCTGCCAGTTCCACCCGGAGTTCACCTCCACGCCCCGTGACGGCCATGCCCTTTTCAAGGGCTTTGTCGAGGCCGCCCTGGAGCGGAAAAAGTCCCAATAA
- the kdsA gene encoding 3-deoxy-8-phosphooctulonate synthase, protein MSQKTLTVADLSISNEQPFVLFGGMNVLESRDLAMEVAEAYVDVTRRLGIPYVFKASFDKANRSSIHSFRGPGLDAGLEILKDIKDRFGIPIITDVHEPWQAQPASEVCEIIQLPAFLSRQTDLVEAMARTGSVINIKKAQFLAPQEMNHIVNKCREAGNDRIILCERGSSFGYNNLVVDMLGFGIMKSFGYPVFFDVTHALQMPGGRADSAGGRRAQVSELARAGMSQGLAGLFLEAHPDPEKAKCDGPCALRLNQLEPFLRQMKAIDDLVKGFEPLETA, encoded by the coding sequence ATGTCACAGAAAACCCTCACGGTTGCCGACCTGAGTATCTCCAATGAGCAGCCTTTCGTGCTGTTCGGGGGGATGAATGTTCTCGAATCCCGTGATCTGGCGATGGAAGTCGCGGAAGCCTACGTCGATGTTACGCGTCGCCTGGGCATTCCTTACGTCTTCAAAGCCTCTTTCGACAAGGCCAATCGTTCGTCGATTCATTCCTTCCGTGGGCCGGGGCTTGATGCCGGATTGGAAATCCTCAAGGACATCAAGGATCGCTTCGGTATTCCTATCATTACTGACGTGCACGAGCCCTGGCAGGCTCAGCCGGCTTCGGAAGTCTGTGAAATTATCCAGCTTCCCGCTTTCCTCAGCCGCCAGACGGATCTGGTGGAAGCCATGGCCCGGACCGGTTCGGTGATCAACATCAAGAAGGCCCAGTTCCTGGCTCCGCAGGAAATGAATCATATCGTCAACAAGTGCCGAGAGGCTGGTAACGACCGCATCATCCTGTGTGAGCGTGGCTCAAGCTTCGGCTATAACAATCTCGTGGTCGACATGCTGGGCTTTGGCATAATGAAGTCTTTTGGTTACCCGGTGTTTTTCGACGTTACCCATGCGCTGCAGATGCCGGGTGGCCGGGCCGATTCCGCCGGCGGTCGTCGCGCTCAGGTGAGTGAATTGGCACGAGCGGGTATGTCCCAGGGACTGGCGGGGCTCTTTCTTGAAGCCCATCCTGACCCCGAGAAAGCCAAGTGCGATGGACCCTGCGCATTGCGACTGAACCAGTTGGAACCGTTCCTCAGGCAAATGAAGGCCATCGACGACCTGGTGAAAGGGTTCGAGCCGCTGGAGACGGCCTGA
- the eno gene encoding phosphopyruvate hydratase has product MTKIADIKAREILDSRGNPTVEADVVLESGTVGRACAPSGASTGSREALELRDKDASRYVGKGVTKAVDAVNTRIRDALIGFDAADQRGLDKVMIDLDGTDNKANLGANAILAVSLAAAKAAATERKLPLYAHIAEINGTAGKYSLPVPMMNILNGGEHADNNVDIQEFMIQPVAASSFAEALRIGAEIFHNLKKVLQAKGLSTAVGDEGGFAPNLPSNEAALAVIKEAVEKAGYELGKDITLALDCASSEFYRDGQYDLAGEGKKYSAEGFADYLAGLCESYPIVSIEDGMDESDWDGWAVLTQKIGDKVQLVGDDLFVTNTAILKRGIDNAIANSILIKFNQIGSLSETLDAIKMAQDAGYTAVISHRSGETEDTTIADLAVATCAGQIKTGSLCRSDRVAKYNQLLRIEQELGERAPYRGLKEIKGQA; this is encoded by the coding sequence ATGACGAAGATCGCGGACATTAAAGCACGCGAAATCCTGGATTCCCGCGGCAACCCGACCGTCGAGGCGGACGTTGTCCTCGAGTCCGGTACCGTCGGCCGTGCCTGTGCGCCTTCCGGTGCATCCACCGGATCCCGCGAAGCACTCGAACTGCGCGACAAGGACGCGTCCCGTTATGTGGGTAAAGGTGTTACTAAGGCGGTCGACGCCGTCAATACCCGTATCCGCGATGCCCTGATCGGTTTCGATGCAGCCGATCAGCGTGGTCTGGACAAAGTGATGATCGATCTGGATGGTACCGACAATAAGGCCAATCTGGGCGCCAACGCCATCCTCGCGGTTTCCCTGGCAGCGGCCAAGGCGGCGGCGACCGAGCGCAAGCTGCCGCTGTATGCTCATATCGCCGAAATCAACGGCACGGCCGGCAAGTATTCCCTGCCCGTACCTATGATGAATATCCTCAACGGCGGTGAGCATGCCGATAACAATGTGGATATTCAGGAATTCATGATCCAGCCGGTGGCAGCGTCTAGCTTCGCCGAGGCCCTGCGAATCGGTGCGGAGATCTTCCACAATCTTAAAAAGGTGCTTCAGGCCAAAGGGCTGAGCACCGCGGTAGGTGACGAGGGTGGTTTCGCACCAAACCTACCGTCCAACGAGGCGGCCCTGGCTGTGATCAAGGAAGCGGTGGAGAAGGCGGGTTACGAGCTAGGTAAGGATATCACCCTGGCTCTGGATTGTGCCTCTTCCGAATTTTACCGCGACGGTCAGTACGACCTCGCCGGTGAAGGCAAGAAATATTCTGCCGAAGGTTTCGCCGATTACTTGGCCGGACTGTGCGAGAGCTATCCCATCGTTTCCATCGAAGATGGCATGGACGAGAGTGATTGGGATGGCTGGGCTGTGCTAACCCAGAAGATCGGTGACAAGGTGCAATTGGTAGGGGACGATCTTTTCGTGACCAACACCGCGATTCTCAAACGAGGTATCGACAACGCCATTGCCAACTCTATCCTGATCAAGTTCAATCAAATTGGCAGCCTGAGCGAAACGCTGGATGCCATCAAAATGGCTCAGGACGCAGGGTACACGGCGGTGATCTCTCACCGTTCCGGTGAGACCGAGGACACCACAATCGCCGATTTGGCAGTGGCCACCTGTGCCGGCCAGATCAAAACCGGTTCGTTGTGCCGGTCGGATCGCGTGGCCAAGTACAACCAGCTGCTGCGTATCGAGCAGGAACTGGGCGAGCGGGCGCCTTACCGGGGCCTGAAAGAAATTAAGGGCCAGGCGTAA
- the ftsB gene encoding cell division protein FtsB — protein MKVIWAVMAVFIVLLQVRLWVGEGSFAQVWQLQQKIDVQKAENANLANRNERLYAEVLNLRGGQGAIEERARMNLGLIREDETFFLVVEP, from the coding sequence ATGAAGGTTATATGGGCTGTCATGGCTGTGTTTATCGTCCTACTACAGGTACGTCTGTGGGTAGGCGAGGGCAGTTTTGCACAAGTCTGGCAACTTCAGCAGAAGATCGACGTCCAAAAGGCGGAGAATGCCAATCTGGCCAACCGCAATGAGCGCCTATACGCGGAAGTGCTCAACCTGCGTGGCGGTCAGGGGGCCATCGAAGAGCGTGCGCGCATGAACCTTGGCCTGATACGTGAAGATGAAACCTTTTTCCTGGTGGTAGAGCCCTGA
- the ispD gene encoding 2-C-methyl-D-erythritol 4-phosphate cytidylyltransferase, with protein sequence MIHRQYWLVVPAAGIGQRMAADRPKQYLQIRHRFILDITLSRLLNSGYFTGAMVALHPDDSWFASSESAHDQRVSTCVGGDERAESVLAGLNALQGSAGDDDWVLVHDVARPCLARADLDRLLGELEDDEIGGLLAVPVSDTIKRQQPQNGRVIETVARADLWRAQTPQQFRYGLLRRALQHAKARGEAITDEASAVEAAGYAPKLVPGRADNLKITVPEDLALAGWILDQLTD encoded by the coding sequence ATGATACATCGGCAATACTGGCTTGTGGTGCCTGCCGCAGGCATCGGGCAGCGCATGGCCGCCGACCGGCCCAAGCAGTACCTCCAGATCCGTCATCGTTTTATCCTCGATATTACCTTGTCCCGGTTGCTCAATAGCGGTTACTTCACTGGCGCCATGGTGGCTCTTCATCCGGACGACAGCTGGTTTGCGTCAAGCGAAAGTGCTCACGATCAGCGCGTCTCGACTTGTGTCGGCGGCGACGAGCGGGCTGAATCCGTACTGGCGGGATTGAACGCCCTACAAGGTTCCGCGGGTGACGACGACTGGGTGCTGGTTCACGACGTGGCTCGCCCCTGCCTGGCGAGGGCCGATCTGGACAGGCTCCTCGGCGAACTGGAAGACGATGAAATCGGCGGGCTTTTAGCGGTGCCGGTATCCGATACCATTAAGCGCCAACAGCCGCAAAACGGGCGGGTGATTGAAACCGTTGCTCGGGCCGATCTCTGGCGGGCGCAGACGCCGCAGCAATTTCGTTATGGTTTGTTGAGACGAGCGCTCCAGCACGCGAAGGCGCGCGGCGAGGCGATCACCGACGAAGCCTCCGCAGTTGAAGCCGCCGGCTACGCGCCAAAGCTGGTGCCGGGGCGGGCGGATAATCTGAAGATCACCGTGCCCGAAGACCTCGCGCTGGCGGGCTGGATACTCGACCAACTGACAGACTAG
- the ispF gene encoding 2-C-methyl-D-erythritol 2,4-cyclodiphosphate synthase: MRIGQGYDVHAFCEGDGIVVGGVRIPHTQGVEAHSDGDVLLHAIADALLGAAALGDIGHFFPDTEAQWKGADSRDLLRAVLRAVHAGGYRVVNVDSTIIAQKPKMAPHIDQMRGLIAEDLGLDVGAVSVKATTTEKLGFTGREEGIACQAVCLLTSGVPS; encoded by the coding sequence ATGCGTATAGGCCAGGGGTACGATGTTCACGCATTCTGCGAGGGCGACGGCATTGTGGTGGGCGGTGTCCGCATTCCGCACACGCAGGGAGTCGAGGCCCATTCGGACGGCGATGTACTGCTCCATGCAATCGCCGATGCGCTGTTAGGTGCGGCGGCACTCGGCGATATCGGTCATTTTTTCCCGGATACCGAGGCGCAGTGGAAGGGGGCCGACAGCCGCGACTTGCTGCGCGCTGTGCTCCGAGCGGTCCATGCCGGTGGTTACCGCGTGGTTAACGTGGACAGCACGATTATCGCCCAGAAGCCTAAAATGGCACCGCACATCGATCAGATGCGTGGCCTTATCGCTGAAGATCTTGGCCTGGATGTAGGTGCGGTGAGCGTCAAGGCGACCACAACAGAAAAGCTCGGGTTTACGGGCCGGGAGGAAGGCATCGCCTGCCAGGCGGTATGCTTGCTCACGTCGGGTGTACCGTCATGA
- the truD gene encoding tRNA pseudouridine(13) synthase TruD codes for MSQWRLDWPSASGSRLGTAVMRQVPEDFAVDELIDIEFTGEGEHLCLRLEKAGDNTEFVARELARLAGLRPFDVSFCGLKDRHAVTRQWFSLYRPGKLDDEAFIAAVNSRWRVLNHARHRRKLRRGEHIGNHFRLRLRAVTAPADEVEQRLKKIASRGVPNYFGPQRFGRGGSNLAKAVAEGDRPRRGRNFKAGMAFSAARSWLFNEVLAERVEQGSWTQMLDGEPSAEPSGPLWGDGGTAAAGELGEFERAVVARFPEVQAVFSSTRMKPERRALALPLSGLTWQWETADTLCLEFALGPGGFATMLVAEILDTVSGDTDSNPAS; via the coding sequence ATGAGTCAGTGGCGATTGGATTGGCCGTCGGCTTCGGGGTCGCGTCTGGGGACCGCTGTCATGCGCCAGGTACCCGAGGATTTTGCGGTCGATGAGCTGATCGATATCGAGTTTACGGGCGAGGGCGAGCATCTTTGTCTTCGGCTGGAGAAAGCCGGTGACAACACGGAGTTTGTCGCTCGCGAGCTGGCCCGGCTGGCCGGCCTGCGTCCGTTCGATGTCAGTTTCTGTGGCCTCAAAGACCGCCATGCCGTAACGCGCCAGTGGTTCAGTCTTTACCGGCCCGGCAAGTTGGACGACGAAGCGTTCATTGCGGCAGTCAATAGCCGGTGGCGCGTGCTAAATCACGCCCGTCATCGTCGAAAGCTACGACGGGGCGAGCATATCGGCAACCACTTTCGGTTACGGCTTCGCGCAGTCACAGCCCCGGCTGATGAGGTTGAACAGCGGCTCAAGAAAATTGCGAGCCGTGGCGTTCCCAACTATTTCGGGCCGCAGCGGTTTGGCCGAGGTGGTAGCAATCTCGCCAAGGCAGTTGCCGAAGGCGATCGCCCGCGGCGCGGACGTAACTTCAAAGCCGGCATGGCATTTTCTGCCGCCCGCTCATGGCTGTTTAACGAGGTATTGGCTGAGCGTGTGGAGCAAGGGAGCTGGACCCAGATGCTCGACGGCGAGCCCTCTGCGGAGCCCAGCGGCCCGCTATGGGGGGATGGTGGAACGGCTGCCGCCGGGGAGCTGGGCGAGTTCGAGCGGGCCGTCGTCGCCCGTTTCCCTGAGGTACAGGCGGTGTTTTCGAGTACGCGGATGAAACCGGAGCGTCGTGCGCTTGCCTTGCCCTTGAGTGGACTGACTTGGCAGTGGGAAACAGCCGATACATTGTGTCTTGAGTTTGCCCTGGGGCCGGGTGGATTTGCCACTATGCTGGTTGCTGAAATTCTGGACACCGTATCTGGCGACACCGATTCAAACCCGGCATCATAA
- the surE gene encoding 5'/3'-nucleotidase SurE has translation MHILLANDDGVHSPGLKMLYEGLEGLGDLSVVAPDRDHSGASNSLTLSRPLTVESHPQGFLSVDGTPTDCVHLAVNGLFDHGFDRVVSGINTHANLGDDVIYSGTVAAATEGRFLGMPAIAVSLVNTGNFHYETAAKAVRQLLEKEASLALGPRCLLNVNVPDVPWEDIQGFQVTRLGHRVRGESAVPMTCPRGKTRYWIGAAGEGDDAGPGTDFHAVQHGYVSVTPIQVDMTRHEALDALRNWLEVEH, from the coding sequence GTGCACATTCTCTTGGCGAACGACGACGGCGTTCATTCACCGGGGCTGAAAATGCTCTACGAGGGGCTGGAGGGGCTAGGCGATCTCAGTGTTGTCGCTCCAGATCGGGATCACAGCGGCGCCAGCAACTCGTTGACCCTGAGCCGGCCGCTGACTGTCGAGTCCCATCCCCAGGGATTCCTGTCCGTCGACGGTACACCCACCGATTGTGTTCACTTGGCTGTCAACGGCCTGTTCGACCATGGGTTCGACCGGGTCGTTTCGGGCATCAATACTCACGCTAATCTCGGTGACGACGTGATTTATTCCGGCACTGTCGCTGCCGCTACCGAAGGACGCTTCTTGGGGATGCCGGCCATCGCCGTGTCATTGGTGAATACCGGTAACTTCCATTACGAAACTGCGGCGAAAGCGGTTCGGCAGTTACTTGAAAAGGAAGCCTCTCTGGCACTCGGACCCAGGTGTCTGCTGAACGTCAACGTGCCGGATGTACCTTGGGAAGATATTCAGGGCTTTCAGGTCACCCGTCTGGGCCATCGCGTGCGTGGAGAGTCGGCGGTCCCCATGACCTGTCCCCGTGGTAAAACGCGCTACTGGATCGGTGCTGCGGGCGAGGGGGACGATGCGGGGCCCGGTACTGATTTTCACGCGGTGCAGCACGGTTATGTATCGGTCACACCTATCCAGGTGGACATGACCCGGCATGAGGCGCTGGATGCACTGCGCAACTGGTTGGAGGTGGAACATTAA
- a CDS encoding protein-L-isoaspartate(D-aspartate) O-methyltransferase translates to MVSEIQGIGMTSRRTRMRLVQRLREGGIKDERVLQAIAETPRHIFLDEALSHRSYEDTALPIGYQQTLSQPYIVARMTEILMEFQPKRVLELGTGSGYQAAILAHLVDDVFSVERIKPLLDKARERMRALSYRNVQLRHSDGGMGWPEQGPFDGIIVTAAPSRVPEGLLPQLADGGVMVAPIGEGTQMLTRIVRRGSGYDTSEIEPVRFVPLLGGVVR, encoded by the coding sequence ATGGTGTCGGAAATTCAGGGCATCGGCATGACCTCGCGTCGCACCCGGATGCGGCTGGTGCAGCGTCTACGTGAAGGGGGGATCAAGGACGAGCGGGTACTGCAAGCCATTGCCGAAACGCCGCGGCACATTTTCCTGGATGAAGCCCTATCACATCGCTCGTATGAAGATACTGCGCTGCCTATTGGCTACCAACAGACCCTATCCCAACCTTATATCGTCGCGCGGATGACCGAAATCCTGATGGAATTCCAACCCAAGCGTGTATTGGAGCTGGGTACCGGGTCGGGCTATCAGGCGGCTATCCTGGCCCACCTTGTGGATGACGTTTTCAGTGTCGAGCGAATCAAGCCTTTGCTGGACAAGGCGAGGGAGCGCATGCGGGCATTGAGTTACCGTAATGTCCAACTACGCCACTCCGACGGCGGTATGGGGTGGCCGGAGCAAGGACCATTCGATGGCATCATCGTCACTGCGGCGCCTTCGCGCGTCCCCGAGGGCTTGCTACCTCAATTGGCCGACGGCGGGGTCATGGTGGCGCCGATTGGCGAAGGAACCCAGATGCTGACACGTATTGTCCGCCGGGGCTCCGGCTACGATACCAGTGAAATCGAACCCGTGCGTTTTGTCCCCTTGTTGGGCGGTGTCGTTCGATGA